A section of the Hevea brasiliensis isolate MT/VB/25A 57/8 chromosome 17, ASM3005281v1, whole genome shotgun sequence genome encodes:
- the LOC110642826 gene encoding E3 ubiquitin-protein ligase BOI isoform X1, protein MFGGNNGNSQLPISLGENRFPGEVNPLPQLQLFRDPVGCIEGPINDMGNEHTSIIERPPKGRREEESFSRQQKHQISSNNNFHQYEDGQLGKFLDPNLVSIGLNVSCEEEECNPSVKFASDQKTAALPIMLSLGDSVKAEIDRQKEEFDHHIRLQQEENMIKEMREVGHRHTISLLSAIETGIGRKLLEKELQIQNMNRKNNELAERVKQISTEVHSWQCRAKYNESLVNALKSNLKQVMAQCISHCKEGCGDSEVDNAAFNANQNHKSIMGGNSISFERQITCRACKSKEASILLLPCRHLCLCKDCAGFVDTCLICQTRKTAGVEVFMS, encoded by the exons ATGTTTGGAGGTAATAATGGCAATTCTCAGCTGCCGATTTCCCTTGGAGAAAACCGTTTCCCGGGTGAAGTTAATCCTTTGCCTCAGCTGCAGTTGTTCAGAG ACCCTGTTGGATGCATTGAAGGTCCCATAAATGACATGGGAAATGAGCACACATCTATCATTGAGAGGCCTCCTAAAGGAAGGAGGGAGGAAGAATCCTTTTCCAGACAACAAAAGCATCAAATATCTTCAAataataattttcatcaatatgaAGATGGTCAACTTGGAAAGTTTTTGGATCCTAATCTTGTTTCAATTGGACTGAACGTTTCCTGTGAGGAAGAAGAATGCAACCCTTCTGTCAAATTTGCAAGTGATCAGAAGACAGCTGCGCTCCCCATTATGTTGTCTCTAGGTGACAGTGTCAAGGCTGAGATTGATCGGCAGAAAGAAGAATTTGATCACCATATCAGACTTCAG CAGGAAGAGAATATGATAAAGGAAATGAGGGAAGTGGGACATAGACACACAATTTCTTTATTAAGTGCTATAGAAACAGGAATTGGCAGGAAACTACTCGAAAAAGAACTTCAAATACAGAACATGAATCGCAAGAACAATGAACTAGCAGAAAGAGTAAAGCAAATTAGTACAGAAGTTCATTCCTGGCAGTGCAGAGCAAAGTATAACGAGTCTCTAGTTAATGCTTTGAAAAGCAATCTGAAGCAGGTAATGGCACAGTGCATTAGTCATTGCAAGGAAGGGTGTGGGGATAGTGAGGTAGATAATGCAGCCTTTAATGCTAATCAGAACCATAAGAGCATCATGGGAGGAAACTCAATCTCCTTCGAAAGGCAGATTACTTGTAGAGCTTGCAAATCAAAGGAAGCCTCTATTTTATTATTGCCATGTAGACATTTGTGTTTGTGTAAAGATTGTGCAGGGTTCGTAGATACTTGCCTAATTTGCCAGACAAGGAAAACTGCAGGTGTTGAAGTATTTATGTCTTAA
- the LOC110642826 gene encoding E3 ubiquitin-protein ligase BOI isoform X3, with translation MFGGNNGNSQLPISLGENRFPGEVNPLPQLQLFRDPVGCIEGPINDMGNEHTSIIERPPKGRREEESFSRQQKHQISSNNNFHQYEDGQLGKFLDPNLVSIGLNVSCEEEECNPSVKFASDQKTAALPIMLSLGDSVKAEIDRQKEEFDHHIRLQEENMIKEMREVGHRHTISLLSAIETGIGRKLLEKELQIQNMNRKNNELAERVKQISTEVHSWQCRAKYNESLVNALKSNLKQVMAQCISHCKEGCGDSEVDNAAFNANQNHKSIMGGNSISFERQITCRACKSKEASILLLPCRHLCLCKDCAGFVDTCLICQTRKTAGVEVFMS, from the exons ATGTTTGGAGGTAATAATGGCAATTCTCAGCTGCCGATTTCCCTTGGAGAAAACCGTTTCCCGGGTGAAGTTAATCCTTTGCCTCAGCTGCAGTTGTTCAGAG ACCCTGTTGGATGCATTGAAGGTCCCATAAATGACATGGGAAATGAGCACACATCTATCATTGAGAGGCCTCCTAAAGGAAGGAGGGAGGAAGAATCCTTTTCCAGACAACAAAAGCATCAAATATCTTCAAataataattttcatcaatatgaAGATGGTCAACTTGGAAAGTTTTTGGATCCTAATCTTGTTTCAATTGGACTGAACGTTTCCTGTGAGGAAGAAGAATGCAACCCTTCTGTCAAATTTGCAAGTGATCAGAAGACAGCTGCGCTCCCCATTATGTTGTCTCTAGGTGACAGTGTCAAGGCTGAGATTGATCGGCAGAAAGAAGAATTTGATCACCATATCAGACTTCAG GAAGAGAATATGATAAAGGAAATGAGGGAAGTGGGACATAGACACACAATTTCTTTATTAAGTGCTATAGAAACAGGAATTGGCAGGAAACTACTCGAAAAAGAACTTCAAATACAGAACATGAATCGCAAGAACAATGAACTAGCAGAAAGAGTAAAGCAAATTAGTACAGAAGTTCATTCCTGGCAGTGCAGAGCAAAGTATAACGAGTCTCTAGTTAATGCTTTGAAAAGCAATCTGAAGCAGGTAATGGCACAGTGCATTAGTCATTGCAAGGAAGGGTGTGGGGATAGTGAGGTAGATAATGCAGCCTTTAATGCTAATCAGAACCATAAGAGCATCATGGGAGGAAACTCAATCTCCTTCGAAAGGCAGATTACTTGTAGAGCTTGCAAATCAAAGGAAGCCTCTATTTTATTATTGCCATGTAGACATTTGTGTTTGTGTAAAGATTGTGCAGGGTTCGTAGATACTTGCCTAATTTGCCAGACAAGGAAAACTGCAGGTGTTGAAGTATTTATGTCTTAA
- the LOC110642826 gene encoding probable BOI-related E3 ubiquitin-protein ligase 2 isoform X2 produces the protein MGNEHTSIIERPPKGRREEESFSRQQKHQISSNNNFHQYEDGQLGKFLDPNLVSIGLNVSCEEEECNPSVKFASDQKTAALPIMLSLGDSVKAEIDRQKEEFDHHIRLQQEENMIKEMREVGHRHTISLLSAIETGIGRKLLEKELQIQNMNRKNNELAERVKQISTEVHSWQCRAKYNESLVNALKSNLKQVMAQCISHCKEGCGDSEVDNAAFNANQNHKSIMGGNSISFERQITCRACKSKEASILLLPCRHLCLCKDCAGFVDTCLICQTRKTAGVEVFMS, from the exons ATGGGAAATGAGCACACATCTATCATTGAGAGGCCTCCTAAAGGAAGGAGGGAGGAAGAATCCTTTTCCAGACAACAAAAGCATCAAATATCTTCAAataataattttcatcaatatgaAGATGGTCAACTTGGAAAGTTTTTGGATCCTAATCTTGTTTCAATTGGACTGAACGTTTCCTGTGAGGAAGAAGAATGCAACCCTTCTGTCAAATTTGCAAGTGATCAGAAGACAGCTGCGCTCCCCATTATGTTGTCTCTAGGTGACAGTGTCAAGGCTGAGATTGATCGGCAGAAAGAAGAATTTGATCACCATATCAGACTTCAG CAGGAAGAGAATATGATAAAGGAAATGAGGGAAGTGGGACATAGACACACAATTTCTTTATTAAGTGCTATAGAAACAGGAATTGGCAGGAAACTACTCGAAAAAGAACTTCAAATACAGAACATGAATCGCAAGAACAATGAACTAGCAGAAAGAGTAAAGCAAATTAGTACAGAAGTTCATTCCTGGCAGTGCAGAGCAAAGTATAACGAGTCTCTAGTTAATGCTTTGAAAAGCAATCTGAAGCAGGTAATGGCACAGTGCATTAGTCATTGCAAGGAAGGGTGTGGGGATAGTGAGGTAGATAATGCAGCCTTTAATGCTAATCAGAACCATAAGAGCATCATGGGAGGAAACTCAATCTCCTTCGAAAGGCAGATTACTTGTAGAGCTTGCAAATCAAAGGAAGCCTCTATTTTATTATTGCCATGTAGACATTTGTGTTTGTGTAAAGATTGTGCAGGGTTCGTAGATACTTGCCTAATTTGCCAGACAAGGAAAACTGCAGGTGTTGAAGTATTTATGTCTTAA
- the LOC110642816 gene encoding phosphoenolpyruvate/phosphate translocator 1, chloroplastic-like, translated as MQSVAFTVSSSPSLLPLKPPRSLVNTSFTARFDPICASSRRQDLDNSSNIVFPRRSWSLASSSSQLRPWNPLPPLVSKPKTELFEVRATAVPENAGEAEKSSSLTKTLELGLLFGLWFLFNIYFNIYNKQVLKVYPYPVTVTVVQFAVGTLLVILMWTFNLYKRPKVSGAQLAAIVPLAVVHTLGNLFTNMSLGKVAVSFTHTIKAMEPFFSVVLSAMFLGELPTIWVVGSLLPIVGGVALASATEVSFNWAGFWSAMASNLTNQSRNVLSKKVMVNKEESVDNITLFSIITIMSFILLAPVSLFMEGVKFTPAYLQSAGLNVKEVYIRSLFAALCFHAYQQVSYMILQRVSPVTHSVGNCVKRVVVIVSSVIFFQTPVSPINSLGTGIALAGVFLYSRVKRIKPKSKTA; from the exons ATGCAGAGCGTAGCCTTCACTGTCTCTTCTTCTCCCTCGCTTCTTCCTCTTAAGCCTCCGAGGTCTTTGGTTAACACTAGCTTTACTGCTAGATTCGATCCTATTTGCGCTTCATCTAGACGCCAGGATCTAGACAACTCCAGCAATATTGTTTTCCCCCGCCGATCCTGGTCCTTAGCTTCGTCTTCCTCGCAGCTCAGGCCTTGGAATCCTCTGCCTCCTCTAGTTTCCAAGCCTAAAACGGAGCTGTTCGAGGTTAGGGCGACGGCAGTGCCGGAGAATGCTGGTGAGGCCGAGAAATCGAGTAGCTTGACCAAGACTTTGGAGCTTGGATTGTTgtttgggctttggtttcttttcAATATATATTTCAATATCTACAACAAGCAG GTTTTGAAGGTCTATCCATACCCAGTAACTGTTACTGTAGTTCAGTTTGCTGTTGGGACATTGCTAGTGATTCTTATGTGGACTTTCAATCTCTACAAAAGGCCAAAAGTTAGTGGAGCTCAG CTTGCTGCAATTGTGCCACTGGCAGTGGTTCACACACTAGGCAACCTTTTCACTAATATGAGTCTTGGGAAAGTGGCGGTTTCATTCACTCACACGATCAAAGCCATGGAACCTTTCTTCTCAGTTGTTCTTTCTGCTATGTTTCTTGGTGAG TTGCCTACTATCTGGGTAGTTGGTTCCCTTCTACCAATTGTTGGTGGTGTAGCACTTGCATCAGCAACTGAGGTCTCTTTCAATTG GGCGGGGTTTTGGAGTGCAATGGCTTCCAATTTGACAAACCAATCTCGTAATGTCCTAAGCAAAAAGGTCATGGTTAACAAAGAG GAATCCGTGGACAACATTACTCTCTTCTCAATAATAACAATTATGTCCTTTATCTTGTTAGCCCCTGTATCTCTCTTCATGGAAGGTGTCAAGTTTACTCCTGCCTACCTCCAATCTGCT GGGTTGAATGTTAAAGAGGTGTACATTAGGTCTCTTTTTGCTGCTCTCTGCTTCCATGCCTATCAGCAG GTATCCTACATGATATTGCAGAGGGTGTCCCCTGTTACCCATTCTGTGGGCAATTGCGTGAAGCGTGTGGTGGTCATTGTGAGCTCTGTCATCTTCTTCCAGACGCCTGTCTCACCTATAAACTCTCTCG GCACTGGGATTGCCCTTGCTGGTGTTTTCTTGTATTCAAGAGTGAAGCGCATTAAGCCAAAATCAAAGACAGCTTGA